Below is a window of Janthinobacterium lividum DNA.
AGAAAATGTTGAAGATTATCGCGATCAGCCGAGGTGGCCGAAAAAATTGCCTTTGCTGCCTTTGCTGCATTCTTGACGCGTGCTGAGTATTGCAGGAAATAGCTATTTGTCCAGTTTCTCAACTTGTGTCGAAGATAGTTTCCTTTGCCCAAGATAGGGAAAAATATATCGTTTAAGTTCGAAGTTCCGCCGACCGGGCCCCAGACAAAGGGTAGATCGAGCTTCCACAAAAAACCCGGATGTCGGAATCCTATAGTGTTCAACTGATGTACCAGGCTGTAATTTTCATTTGCTTGCATTCTTCTTGCGGTGGTCAGTACCTGACGTTGCCACAACATGTAAGAAAAGGAAAAGAAAAGAGGAGTGATCGAGCGGTTCATCCAGTCGAAAAAACGCACCAGTCGGTTCGGTTCGATATACACATAGTTGACGCCATCATCTGGATTGCTTTGGCGATATTGAAGCATCGCATCACGATTTCCCATGCAGACACCGGATGTTCCGTACATCACGGTAATGTCATAAAACGCGCTCAGCTTGGAAACGAAATTCCATCCTACGCCAAATTCGGAGCCTGAATACGGTGAAATGGCGTAAGCGGCAATGAGTATCTTTTTCTTCGGCGAATTTATTTTTATCATAAAAATATTATTTAATTATGTTATTGAATTCGAATTTAAATTCAATTATTTTTTCCGAGAAAAGAGAAAGCAAAGGCGCAATGCAAGTCTGCTTAGGTGAAAAAATGGTATGGCTGGCAGTTCACTCAAATCATGTTCCCGGCGCAGGCGGGGGAGATCAAGCTCTATATTCCAGAAGTTTTTATATTGTTTTATCGTGGTCAATGCATAGAATTGTGCATAAAGACGTAACAGTGATGGTGGCACATTGACATATTTTTCCAGCGCGCTACGCAATTCTATATTTTTCACAATAAATCCTTCGCCGGTGGCTGGATTGGCGGTTTCATTTTCGTGAATACGATAATACGCCAGAGTCTTGTTCAGCCTACTTGCACCGAAGTGCAGGAAATACATTGTGAAAAATACATAATCCGAACTCGGAAAGGCGGACGCCTTGTAGCCACCGATTTGCATGGCGTGACTACGTTTGAAAATCAGGCCAAGGGCACTCGAGGGTGCATCCATATAGACGTGGGAAATTGGA
It encodes the following:
- a CDS encoding glycosyltransferase family 4 protein — protein: MIKINSPKKKILIAAYAISPYSGSEFGVGWNFVSKLSAFYDITVMYGTSGVCMGNRDAMLQYRQSNPDDGVNYVYIEPNRLVRFFDWMNRSITPLFFSFSYMLWQRQVLTTARRMQANENYSLVHQLNTIGFRHPGFLWKLDLPFVWGPVGGTSNLNDIFFPILGKGNYLRHKLRNWTNSYFLQYSARVKNAAKAAKAIFSATSADRDNLQHFLHVDCQIIRENSLLNLRGAIKPTGSEVQFVWAGRIDELKALNLVLSALNHLSTRQDWRLHIIGDGPCKAALQAQSTALKLDQRIIWHGQVPREQVLDIMREADVHVMPSMMDSNPTVLLEAFEMGLPSIALDQFGARDLITAETGFKVTLNTVEKIIEQIAEHMAFCLNNHAALDHMKTNVLRRQAELHWDVTIRQVRDIYEKVTHE